From the Pelagibaculum spongiae genome, the window GCAATGAAAAAATGTCAGATGGCGCTGCGCTTATCTAACCTACGAAATAATCACCCATTTTTAAATATTTACCAAGAGAACATCATGTCGATCAGTGCAACCATTAAATCCATTCAAGATATTATGCGTAAAGATGCCGGTGTTGACGGTGATGCGCAGCGCTTAGGTCAAATGTCATGGCTGTTATTTCTTAAAGTGTTTGACGCCCAAGAACAAGAGCTGGAATTTGAGCAAGATAATCATTATCGAATGCCAATTCCTGAACAATACCTATGGCGCAACTGGGCGGCAGACAGCCAAGGCATTACCGGCGATGATTTATTGCAGTTTATTAATGACAAGTTATTTCCGGAATTAAAAAACCTAATTGCGCCCATCGACACCAATCCGCGTGGCCATGTGGTAAAAGCCGCTTTTTCTGACGCATTTAATTACATGAAAAACGGTACCTTGCTGCGTCAGGTAATTAATAAATTAAATGATATTGATTTCACCGACTCCAAAGAACGCCATTTATTCGGTGATATTTACGAGCAGATATTAAGAGATCTGCAAAGTGCCGGTAATGCCGGTGAGTTTTATACTCCGCGTGCCGTCACCCGCTTTATGATTGACCGAATTAACCCGCAACTGGGTGAAACCATTCTTGACCCGGCCTGTGGCACCGGCGGTTTTCTGGCCTGCGCCATGGACCATTTAAAAAGCCAGGTAAAAACCACCGAAGACCATAAAACCCTGCAAAAACAGATTTACGGTGTTGAGAAAAAACAATTGCCGCATTTGTTATGTACCACCAATATGCTGTTGCATGGTATTGAAGTGCCGGTGAATATTCGCCACGGTAATACCTTGAGTAAATCCTTGTCTAGCTGGGATGACCATATCGATATTATCGTCACCAACCCGCCGTTTGGTGGCACAGAAGAAGACGGAATTGAAAAGAATTTCCCAGCGGAAATGCGCACTAGGGAAACCGCCGATTTATTCTTGCAATTAATTGTCGAAGTATTGGCCGATGGTGGCTCTGCCGCGGTAGTACTGCCCGATGGCACCTTGTTTGGCGAGGGCGTAAAAACCAAAATCAAAAAGCTACTCACCGAAGAGTGCAACCTGCACACCATCGTGCGCCTGCCCAACGGCGTATTTAATCCCTACACTGGCATTAAAACCAATATTTTATTCTTTACCAAAGGCGATGGTTCTAAAGAGAAAGCCACTAAAGAGACCTGGTTCTACGAGCACCCGTATCCGGAAGGCGTAAAGAACTACAGCAAAACCAAACCGATGAAGTTTGAAGAGTTCAAAGCCGAACAACAATGGTGGGGCGATGAAGCTGACGGTTTTGCCGCACGGGTTGAGAACGAACAGGCATGGAAAGTCAGCATTGATGAGATCATCAAACGCAACTTCAACCTCGATATCAAGAACCCTCACGTTGGCGAAATCATCAGTCACGACCCCGATGAATTGCTCGCAGAATACGCCCAGCAACAGGAACAGATTCACGGTTTGCTGGATCAGTTGAAGGGGATTCTGGGTGCTGCACTAACTAACGATTCTGCCAAAGGTGCAAACTAATGGCTGCTGTAGAGCAACTGATTACTGACAATATTGCTACTTGGGCGCAGGCGGTGCAGAAGCGTAACGCCACTGGCCGAGGTTCCAGCAAGAAGATTGAGCTGTATGGCATCAAAAAACTGCGTGCTCTGATTCTGGAGCTGGCGGTTCGAGGTAAGTTGGTACCTCAAGATTCTGAGGATGAACCGGCTTCTGTTTTGTTGGAACGGATTGCTGCTGAGAAGAAACTGCTGGTTAAAGAGAAAAAGATCAAAAAGCAAAAAGAATTATCAACAATTTCTGAGAGTGACAAGCCATTTGAGTTACCGCAAAACTGGAAGTTTTGTCGATTAAACGATTTAACCATTGCTGCTGAAGCAGGTTGGAGTCCTCAATGTGAATTACACCCAAGGGAAGGTAATAACTGGGGTGTTTTGAAGGTAAGTGCGGTTACGTGGGGAGTATATAAGCCAAAAGAAAATAAAGAATTACCTCAAGCGCTAGAACCTCGCCCCAAATACGAGGTGAAAAGTGGTGACTTTCTTATCTCAAGGGCGAATACCGCAGAGCTTGTGGCTAAGGCTGTTGTAGTGCCAGAAAATGCTCCAAAGTACTTGATGATGAGTGACAAAATTATTCGATTCCAATTTTCAAAAACAGTATCAAGTCATTACATAAATTTAGTAAATAACAGCATGTTTTCTCGTAGCTATTATGCGCAGGTTGCAGGTGGCACAAGTAGCTCCATGAAAAACGTTTCTCAAGGTCAAGTGCGGAACCTTATTGTTGCTCTTCCTCCACTCGCAGAACAACACCGCATAGTCACCAAAGTCAACGAACTCATGTCCCTGTGCGACCAGCTGGAACAGCAAACCGAAACCAGCCTCACCGCCCACACATCACTGGTAGAAAACCTGCTCGCCACACTCACCAGCAGCACCGATGCCGCCGAACTGGAACAGAACTGGCACCGCATTGCCGAACACTTCACCACTCTGTTCACCACAGAATCCAGCATCGACCAGCTCAAACAAACCGTGCTGCAACTGGCGGTAATGGGCAAGCTGGTACCTCAAGACCCGAACGATCAACCTGCGTCTGTACTGCTGGAAAAAATTGCTGCTGAAAAGGAGCAATTGATCAAAGAGAAGAAGATTAAGAAGCAGAAAGCGTTGCCGCCGATTGGGGAGGATGAAAAGCCGTTTGGGTTGCCTGATGGGTGGGAGTGGAGTCGTTTTTCTGAAGTTGCGTATTCGCGGTTAGGTAAAATGCTCGACAAAGCAAAGGACCAAGGTGAATCGAAAAAGTATTTACGAAATACGAATGTCCAATGGCAAAAAATTGACCTGTTAGATATTAAAGAAATGAAATTTGAACATGCTGAGCTGCAAGAGTTTGAGTTACATAAAGGAGATTTATTGATTTGCGAAGGTGGCGAGCCAGGGCGTTGTGCCATTTGGCAACATGACAACATTGATATTTACTTTCAAAAAGCACTTCACCGCGCAAGGACATACACTGGTGTGATTCCTGAGTATCTAGAAATATGCTTGATGGTAGATGCTGCCAATGATTCTCTTGCTCAACTATTTACTGGAGCCACAATAAAACATTTGACAGGTGATAAGCTCTCTCGACATATAATTTCGATTCCTCCTTCAGGGGAACAAGCCAGAATAATTAGTCAAGCACTCCAATTATCGACTCTCTGCAACCACCTAAAAACCCACCTCCAACAAGCCCAACAAACCCGCCTGCATCTGGCCGATGCGATGGTGGAAAAAGCGTTGGGGTAACTAATTTTGACTACAAAACCTTTTCAGCTAGACTGTTGCTTTTGCTAGCAGTCTGGCTTTAAACAACTGGTATAGCTGTGGAATATAATGTTTACTGCGATGAGTCATGCCATCTTGAAAATGATCAACAAAAGTCGATGGTGTTGGGGGCTATTTGGTGTCCGGTTTCCAAGAGATTGGAAATTGCCAAACGTATTCGAGAGATCAAAATAAAGCATAAGTTAACCAGCAATTTTGAAGTGAAGTGGACCAAGGTGAGCCCATCCAAGCTTGGGTTTTATATGGAATTGCTTGATTATTTCTTCGACGATGATGATCTGCACTTCCGGGCAGTTGTCGTTCCAGATAAACAACTGCTGAATCATCAACGTTTTGCGCAAAGTCATGATGACTGGTATTACAAAATGTTTTTTGTAATGCTGAAAGTGATCTTTGAACCAGACAGTCGTTATTTTGTGTATATCGACATAAAAGATACCCTGGGGCATGAAAAAATTACCAAGCTGCATGATGTGCTTTGCAATAATGCGTATGACTACTCAAAAAAAATTATACGTGATGTAAAGCGGATTCACTCTCATGAAGCGGAGCAATTGCAGTTGGCTGACTTACTTATTGGTGCGCTTTCTTACCTCCACCGTGGTTATTCATCAAACTCGGCAAAAATAGCATTAATTGAACGAATTAAAGCAAGGAGTGGTTACCGGCTCACTCAGAATACCTTGCAGAGAGAAAATAAATTTAATCTGTTTATCTGGAATTCTCAGGGGTAATGCATTTGAATCCACAATGGTTACCTGAGTTAATTCTTATGGAGGACTTTGCCGGGGATTGGGGTAGTTTCTTTGCTGCGGTTTATGAAGTTTTTCGTCAGGATTTTGAGCAAGACAAGCCAGTTTTCAGAGGTAAGCGTTTGGGGCTTAAGCGGCACCCGGAATATGACGGAAAATCTGCCACTTTTTGGCATATGATCTCTGAAGGAACGGTTGAAGATGACCGCGTGCCGGATATTCGACGCTGTGAAAGAATTGGTTGGCCTAGACCGATTATTGAAAACAGCGAAGATGCAGTGTTAAAAGTTTGGGCGGAACCTCGAGGCAAAAACCAGAGGATACATCTATGGCTCGAGTCAGAAGGTTATCTGGTGGTGTTGGATGACCGTGGGGAGTATATCTTGCCCTGGACAGCATTCTACATTGAGCGTGAGCACCAGCGTACGAAGTACACAAAAAGATGGAATCGATATAAAAACAATGGGGTTTGATCTGCAGAGGGATAAAGCTGGCCGCGCCCTCTGATGAAGACGGAGCCGTAACTCTTTCTACACTGACGCTTGCGCTGGTAGATGAGATGCCTGAATCATAGTGCTCAGTCTTTTAGATTGCAATCCCAAATATACCTGATAAAACATCCAGTAGTCTGTTTGTGGCTTACCAATTTCACTGGGAATGCGGGTCGCCCGCCCGCCTGCTTGAATGCGATGGCATTCGGTATCAACATAATTGGTGCCTTTGGCGTGGATTTGATCGAATAGGGGTGGCAAGTAATACGAGAGCTCAGCAGGTAGGTGCAATTTTGCAGTAGTACGCAATGAGCTTGTCAGTAGTTGTGATGAAGGATTGGTATTTTTAAATATGGTTTTGGCAGAAAACTGCTGTTCAGTATCTAACAGGATATAGTGATGACGATTAACTCTGTAATGGGTAATTTGCTGCAACAGCACGATGCTGATGCAATCGTCAATACTGTGAATTGTGTCGGTGTGATGGGTAAAGGCATTGCGCTGCAGTTTAAGAAAAAATGGCCTGATAATTTTAAAGCTTATGCCAGAGCGTGCAAGGATGAGCAGGTTCACTTGGGGAAAATGTTTGTTTTTGATCTGGGTGGGCTGGCAACGCCGCGCTATATTATTAATTTTCCAACTAAAGGCCATTGGCGCAGTGCATCGCAACTGGCTGATATAGAAAGCGGCCTGGCAGATCTGGTTGAACAAATTCAAAAAATTGGCATTCGCTCAATTGCTATTCCACCGCTTGGATGTGGTAATGGCGGACTGGATTGGCAGGTGGTCAAGCCATTAATCATCAAATATTTCTCTGCGATTGATGCCGTTGAAGTTCGCGTGTTTGAACCAAATGATTCGATTAAAGCCAGTGACATGGAAGTGGGTAGCCGCAAGCCTAAAATGACACCGGGCCGTGCTGCGATTTTGTCATTATTGGAAATATATAAAAGCCAGAATTACGGTTTGTCGAAAATTGAAGTACAGAAACTGGCTTATTTTCTTCAGGTTTCTGGACAGAATTTAAAATTAAATTTTGTTAAACACCAGTATGGCCCTTATGCAGATGCGCTGCGACACGCTTTGGAACGAATGGATGGGCATTACATTCAAGGTGTTGGCGATGGGGTGGTTGCGGCAGAAATTACGCCAACCGAAAGCGCATTAAATGACGCGAAACAATTTTTGAAACAAGCCGACTCAGCCATAACAAGCCATGTTCAACGGGTTGCTGATTTAATAGAAGGTTATCAATCACCTTATGGTGTTGAGTTGTTGGCAACGGTGCATTGGGTCGCAGCTTATGAAGGTGCAACATCACCAGAGCAGGCCTTCGCTTTGATCCAGCAGTGGAATGCGCGTAAAAAGCAATTAATGACTTGCCAGCATGTTGAATCTGCCTGGATGCAATTAAAACAGCTTAACTGGATTTGATGTTTAGGAATGAATTTAATAAAAAAGCCGCATTAATTTAAATTAATGCGGCTTTTATGTAGGTTTGATGAGTTCCAACGAAATCAGACATCTGGCAATCAATTAACAAGTGTCTGATTACGCCTTCGGCTAATCAAACCTACAGCGTTTAATTTATTAAACCTTTTATATCGGGATAATCAATCCAGCATATCCAGGTTTCTCACTGCGCCTTTATCAGCACTGGTTGCCAGTAATGCATAGGCTTTTAATGCAGCAGATACTTTACGTGGGCGAACTTCTGCTGGTTTCCAGCCGTCTTTTCCTTTGGCGTCTTCTGCGGCTCGACGTTCTGCTAATTCTTCAGCAGTTAATTTAACGTCGATGCTGCGGTTTGGAATATCTATTTTAATGATATCGCCATTTTTGATTAAACCAATTGCACCGCCAGCGGCTGCTTCAGGTGAAACGTGGCCGATAGATAATCCGGAAGTGCCGCCAGAGAAACGACCATCAGTTAATAATGCGCAAGCCTTGCCAAGGCCTTTGGATTTAATGTAGCTGGTGGGGTAGAGCATTTCTTGCATGCCCGGGCCGCCTTTCGGGCCTTCGTAGCGAATAATCACCACTTCGCCTTCAGAAACCTGGTCTGCCAGAATACCGGCGACTGCGCCGTCTTGGCTTTCGAAAATGCGCGCAGGGCCTTCAAATACCAGAATTGATTCATCAACACCGGCGGTTTTAACTACGCAGCCTTTTTCGGCGATATTACCAACTAGAACTGCTAAGCCACCTTCTTTAGAAAAGGCATGCTGGTAATCACGAATACAACCGGCTGCGCGGTCTAGATCGAGTGATGGCCAGCGGCAATCTTGACTAAATGCGGTTTGAGTTGGAATGCCTGCCGGGCCAGCTGCAAAGAAATGATGCACTGCTTTGTCAGTGGTTTGTTTGACATCCCACTTAGCCAAAGCTTCGGCCATGGTGCTGCTATGAACGGTAGGCAATTGGTTGTGTATTAAACCGGCGCGGTCGAGTTCGCCCAAAATCGCCATAATACCGCCAGCGCGGTGAACATCTTCAACATGATATTCTGGCGTGTTAGGTGCCACTTTACATAATTGAGGCACGGTGCGACTTAAGCGGTCAATATCGTCCATGTCGAAATCAACTTCGCCTTCTTGCGCCATTGCCAATAAATGCAAGATGGTATTAGTAGAACCGCCCATGGCGATATCCATGGTCATGGCATTTTCAAAGGCTTTAAAGTTAGCGATTGAGCGAGGCAATACGGATTCGTCATCTTGCTCGTAATAAAGTCGAGCATTTTTAACCGTCAGTCTTCCTGCTTCGAGAAATAATTCTTTACGGTCTGCATGGGTTGCCAGCATGGTGCCATTGCCAGGCAATGACAGGCCAAGTACTTCGGTCAAGCAGTTCATTGAGTTAGCGGTGAACATGCCAGAACAAGAACCACAAGTAGGGCAGGCGCTACGCTCGACGGCGTCGACTTCTTCATCGGTGGCATCGTCGGTGGCGGCCATTACCATCGCATCGACTAAATCCAGCTTATGCGGAGATAGCGATGTTTTACCGGCTTCCATTGGGCCGCCAGAAACAAAAGTGACCGGAATGTTTAATCGCAGTGCTGCCATTAACATGCCGGGGGTAATTTTGTCGCAGTTGGAGATGCAGACCATTGCATCGGCACAATGGGCATTGACCATATATTCAACAGAGTCGGCGATGATCTCACGGCTCGGCAGTGAATAAAGCATGCCGTCGTGACCCATTGCGATACCATCATCAACTGCGATGGTATTAAATTCTTTTGCTACTCCACCTGCAGCTTCAATTTCTCTTGCTACCAGTTGGCCCATGTCTTTTAAATGCACATGGCCGGGTACGAACTGGGTAAAGGAATTGACTACCGCAATAATAGGCTTATGAAAATCATCATCTTTCATGCCAGTAGCACGCCAAAGTGCGCGTGCGCCAGCCATATTTCTTCCGGCGGTTGATGTCCGGGAGCGGTATTCAGGCATGGTGAACCTCTTGTTTATTATCCTGAGTTTTTCCGCAGCTTAACAGATGTCTGTTATTGCAGCGAGTAGGGCGGTGAGTCGATGGCCAAAGGCCTACTGCCAGCAGGGAGAACCGATCATTAGTGATGCCTTAATTAACTATTAAGTGAATAACTATTGATTATGATCAGATAAATATTCTTGATTGATATGATGAAAAAGTGACAAGCTAAGGCGTGAAGAATGAAAACGATGTGATCTCAGTCAAAATTGCTTATGCTGGGATGGCTCTTGCCGAGACGTAGATAGGCTGTGGCCTGCTTTCGGCACATAACATTATTAATAAACAAACAGGGGCTTAGAATGATTAAAACAGGAAAATCACTGCTGACTGCGGCAGCTTTAACTGTAGGACTGGCGATAGGTGGTGTTGCTTCAGTTCAAGCTGAAACCCTAAGAGTCGCTTATGATTCAGATCCAGTCACTATGGATATTCATGAGCAGTTATCTGGCGGTATGCTGCAATTCTCCCATATGGTATTCGACCCATTGGTTCGTTGGGGACGTGATCTGCAGATCAAGCCAAGACTGGCTGATAAGTGGGAACGGATTGACGATACAACGGTACGTTTTCATTTACGCGAAGGTGTAAAATTTCATTCAGGTAATGAAATGACTGCACTAGATGTTAAGTGGACTTTTAATCGTCTGAAAAACAGCCCCGATTTTAAAGCGGTTTTTGCACCTTTCTCTGGTGTTTCAGTGGTGAATAAGTACACCATTGATTTAAAAACCGATAAGCCATTCCCACTGGTATTAAATGCCGCGACTTATATCTTCCCAATGGATAGCAAGTTTTATACCGGTTTTGCTGAAAATGGTACTGCAAAAGATGCCTTGGTAAAACATGGTAATTCTTTTGCTTCTCGAACAGCTTCTGGTACCGGTCCATTTATTGTGACTTCACGTCAACAGGGGGTAAAAGTTGAATTTGAACGCTTTACCAATTACTGGGATAAAAAATCGCCAGGTAATGTCGATAAAATCGTATTAACCCCAATCAAAGAAGCGCCTACTAGAGTGGCTGCTTTATTGTCGGGTGATGTCGATTTTATTGCACCGGTACCACCGACTGATTTAAAGCGAATTAAAAAGAATTCCAAAACCAATTTAGTGACGCTGCCTGGTACGCGTATCATTACCTTCCAGATGAACCAAGAGCGACGTAAAGAGTTACAAAATTCTAAAGTACGTCAAGCGATTGTTCATGCAATCAACAATAAGGGTATTGTTAAGAAAATTATGCGGGGCTTTGCTACCGCTGCTGGTCAAAATAGCCCGGAAGGTTACACCGGTTACAACGCTGAACTTAAGCCGCGCTATGATTTGAGAAAAGCTAAAAAGTTAATGAAAGAAGCCGGTTACGCGAAGGGCTTTACATTAACTATGATGGCGCCAAACAACCGCTATGTGAATGATGAGAAAATCGCACAGGCAGTGGCTTCAATGCTTTCTAAAATCAACATCAAAATCGATTTGAAAACCATGCCGAAAGCTCAGTACTGGCCAGAGTTTGATAAACGCTCTGCTGATTTGATGATGATTGGTTGGCATTCAGATACCGAAGATACCGGTAACTTCTTTGAATTTTTGTTGATGTGTCCAGATGCAGAAACTGGTTTTGGCCAATACAACAGCGGTAACTACTGCAACAAGAATGTAGATAAGTTGACCCTTGCAGTGCAGCAGGAAACTGACACAGCCAAGCGAGCAGAAATGCTCAAGCAAATGGAACAAACTGCTTACGATGAAGCCGCTTTTGCACCATTACATTGGCAAAATCTAGCATGGGCAGCGCGTAAAGGTGTCAATATTTCACCGATTGTTAACGTCATGAACTTCCCCTACCTAGGCGACTTGGTGATTAAAAAGTAGTTAATGTATTAACTGCTTATTAGTAACCCATATCTCAATGGATAATTGGCCCTGACCTCTATGTTACCGCTGTTATTGGTTGGTATAGAGCAAGGGCTAATTATCTGGCGAGACAGATAGATTGATAGAACCGCAACCTGAGTCTTCACTCAGGTTGCGGTGATTTTAGACTCAAGCGACTCAAAAACAGGCGGTCTTATGTTTGCTTTCCTGATCAGACGAGTGATTCAGGCGATGGTGGTGATGTTCGTCATCAGCATTATCAGCTTTTCGATACAGGACAATCTGGGTGACCCGTTACGTGAAATGGTCGGTCAGTCAGTTTCTGAAGCACAACGACAAACGCTTCGCGATCAACTCGGCCTCAACGATCCCTTCCTAGTTCAATATGTTCGGTTTGCTAAAAAAGCAGTCACCGGTGATCTAGGCACTTCATATTTTTTTAAAGAGCCAGCGGTTGATGTCATTTTGCAAAAAATGCCGGCAACGCTAGAGCTAGTATTTGTATCCAGTTTAATGATTTTGTTTTTATCGGTGCCGATGGGCGTTTATTCTGCGATCAAGCCCAAAAGTTGGGGCTCAAAAGCGATTATGGGCTGGAGTACGATCGGCATCTCTATACCGGTTTTTTTAACCGCGATTATGTGTATTTATCTTTTTTCAGTTGAATTAGGTTGGCTGCCATCATTCGGTCGAGGTGAAACTAGTCCGTTTTTAGGATTGTGGGACAGTGGTTTAACCACCAAAGATGGCTGGTTGCATATTATATTGCCGGCGGTTTCTTTGGCGTCGATTATGCTGCCATTGTTTATTCGATTAATTCGCTCAGAAATGATGGAAGTTCTGCAGATGGATTATATTAAATTCGCTTGGGCCAAAGGCTTAATGCGCAAAAGAATTTGGTTTTTACATGCGCTAAAAAACACCATGCTGCCGGTAATTACCGTGGGCGGTGTGCAAATTGGCACCATGGTCGCTTACACCATTTTAACCGAAACAGTTTTCCAGTGGCCGGGTATGGGCTTTATGTTTTTAGAAGCAGTCAATCGAGTGGATACGCCATTGATTGTTGCTTATTTGATTGTGGTTGGTTTGGTTTTTGTGGTGGTTAATACATTGGTTGATTTGCTTTATACACTAGTGAACCCAACGGTTAAGCTGGCGGGAGCAAAATGATGAGCCAAGCTAAATCATTAATAAAACGCTGGGCAGGTTCAGAATTTTACTGGCAGTTCAAAAAAGATAAGGTCGCAGTTTTTTCATCGGTTATTTTGCTACTGATGGTCACCTTGGCAATTTGCGCCCCTATCTTCGCTTCACAGAATCCTTATGACCAAACTGTTTTAGATATCATGGATTCTGAGATTCCGCCGGTTTGGCAGGAAGAAGGTGATGAACGCTTTGTTTTGGGCACCGATGACCAAGGGCGAGATCTATTCAGTACCATTTTATATGGCACGCGAATTTCTTTGTTGATTGGTGTTTGTGCGGTGCTGTTGCAAGCCTTTTTAGGCATCACAATTGGTTTGGCTGCAGGGTATTTCGGAGGTAGGTTAGATAGCTTTTTAATGCGAGTGGCCGATATTCAGCTCAGTTTTTCTACCATGATGGTAGCGATTATTTTCCTGGCAATATTCCAGGCCGCCTTTGGAACGGAGCTCTACCAGCAATTAGCATTGTTTATGCTGATTGTAGTAATTGGCGTTGCAGAATGGCCACAATATGCGCGAACCGTTAGAGCATCGGTATTGGCTGAAAAACAAAAAGAATATGTCGATGCAGCTCGAGTGATGGGCTTTGGCCATGTCAGAATTATGCTACGGCATATTCTGCCAAATACCTTATCGCCGATTTTGGTTATTTCTACTGTTCAGGTAGCCAATGCGATTATCTCTGAAGCTGCTTTGTCGTTCCTTGGCCTTGGAATGCCGGTGACTCAACCGTCGCTGGGTGCTTTGATTAGTGCGGGTTTTGAGTATTTCTTTTCTGGTAGCTGGTGGATTACTGCTATCCCGGGGTTGGTTTTGATTATATTGGTGCTGGTCATTAATTTGCTGGGTGACTTTATGCGTGATGTTTTAAATCCAAAGTTATATAAGGATTAATTCATGTCATTATTTAAAGTTATTCTAACTCCCAAGCTGGATAAGGATTAAGTCATGGCACTGCTTGAAGTAAAAAACCTTTGCGTAGAATTTGCAGTCAGGACTAATTTAAACAGTCAGGGCGCAGTGAAAGCTTTACGAGATGTATCTTTTCAAGTTGGAGCCGGTGAGCGACTCGGTATTGTCGGTGAGTCGGGCGCGGGTAAATCAGTTGCAGCATTTTCGATTCTCAATTTAATCAGTAAGCCGGGTTACATTAGTAGTGGTGAGATTTTATTTGATGGCAAAAATCTGGCAGAGATGACCGAAAAACAAATTCGGAACGTGCGTGGCAACCGAATTTGCATGATCTTCCAAGATCCGATGATGACATTAAATCCAGTACTGACGATTGGCACTCAGATGATTGAATGTTTAAGGGCCCATCGGAAAATCAGTAAAAAAGAAGCTAAGTCGATAGCAATTGATCGTTTAGCTCA encodes:
- a CDS encoding ABC transporter permease, giving the protein MMSQAKSLIKRWAGSEFYWQFKKDKVAVFSSVILLLMVTLAICAPIFASQNPYDQTVLDIMDSEIPPVWQEEGDERFVLGTDDQGRDLFSTILYGTRISLLIGVCAVLLQAFLGITIGLAAGYFGGRLDSFLMRVADIQLSFSTMMVAIIFLAIFQAAFGTELYQQLALFMLIVVIGVAEWPQYARTVRASVLAEKQKEYVDAARVMGFGHVRIMLRHILPNTLSPILVISTVQVANAIISEAALSFLGLGMPVTQPSLGALISAGFEYFFSGSWWITAIPGLVLIILVLVINLLGDFMRDVLNPKLYKD